The Corallococcus exiguus genome has a window encoding:
- a CDS encoding Ppx/GppA phosphatase family protein — translation MPRFASIDIGTNSVLLLVADRQPDGRFQAVVERAEITRLGRGVDTSRVLSSEGMEATLAVLVSFANEARELGAEAIAVSATSAARDAKNGADFIAAAKARADVTVEIIPGEMEAQLSFAAVAQDFASEAAGPLLVVDIGGGSTEFIYGSDADTVAFRHSFDVGAVRLTERYVRTDPLSPEERGAIEAHLRDTFSALPPPPPGAMLVGVAGTVTTLYAVQHQMATYDAEAVHGGTLSRGELDALTDQLCAMPLDARRTLPGLQPKRADVIPAGALILREAVKALGLDACRVSDRGLRWGLLAHRFGSGSSRS, via the coding sequence ATGCCGCGCTTCGCATCCATCGATATCGGGACCAACTCCGTGCTGCTGCTGGTGGCGGACCGCCAGCCGGACGGCCGCTTCCAGGCCGTGGTGGAGCGCGCGGAAATCACCCGCCTGGGCCGGGGCGTGGACACCAGCCGCGTGCTGTCCTCCGAAGGCATGGAGGCCACGCTGGCCGTGCTGGTGTCCTTCGCCAACGAGGCCCGGGAGTTGGGTGCGGAGGCCATCGCCGTGTCCGCCACCAGCGCCGCGCGCGACGCGAAGAACGGCGCGGACTTCATCGCCGCCGCCAAGGCCCGCGCGGACGTGACGGTGGAGATCATCCCCGGGGAGATGGAGGCGCAGCTGTCCTTCGCCGCGGTGGCCCAGGACTTCGCGAGCGAGGCCGCGGGGCCGCTGCTGGTGGTGGACATCGGCGGCGGGTCCACGGAGTTCATCTACGGCAGCGACGCCGACACGGTGGCCTTCCGCCACAGCTTCGACGTGGGCGCCGTGCGGCTCACGGAGCGCTACGTGCGCACCGACCCGCTGTCCCCCGAAGAGCGCGGCGCCATCGAGGCGCACCTGCGCGACACCTTCTCCGCCCTGCCCCCGCCTCCCCCCGGCGCGATGCTGGTGGGCGTGGCCGGCACGGTGACGACGCTCTACGCCGTGCAGCACCAGATGGCGACCTACGACGCGGAAGCGGTCCATGGCGGCACGCTGTCCCGGGGCGAGCTGGACGCGCTCACGGACCAGCTGTGCGCCATGCCCCTGGACGCGCGGCGGACTCTGCCCGGCCTCCAGCCCAAGCGCGCGGACGTCATCCCCGCGGGTGCCCTCATCCTGCGTGAAGCGGTGAAGGCGCTGGGCCTGGATGCGTGCCGCGTGAGCGACCGCGGCCTGCGCTGGGGCCTGCTGGCACACCGCTTCGGCTCCGGCTCCTCTCGCTCATGA
- a CDS encoding lysophospholipid acyltransferase family protein, translating into MFYACVRAVVALALRLFYRVKVNAPGEAPSGPVLFVGNHPNGLIDPALVFILTRRQVTFMAKAPLFKLPVIGWLLKGLNALPVYRKQDDPTQMGRNEGTLDAAKGALVQGRAITIFPEGKSHSEPELAELKTGAARIALNAAREGAPVRIVPVGLTYAEKNVFRSEVLIDQGAPIDVQAFLPKDAASEQDAVRALTERVAEGLRSVTLNLEQWADLPVVQVAEQLYAFRQGGALDAERLRLWARGVRLFRTQEPERYERLRQHLSSFGSRMALVQAARPEDLSVEYRPGNVVPFAVKTLARLVFGLPLFALGLAVFALPYPLPRMAARRAELDIQATVKFLTAVVVSVVWWWGLTAVAAVWGGWAWGLGTFVGIPPLALFTLSFAERWDAIRHDLELFFTLGNRKRLKARLLSEGERLAGEVERLAEEYRPKLDAPVAR; encoded by the coding sequence GTGTTCTACGCGTGTGTGCGGGCGGTGGTGGCGCTGGCGTTGCGGCTCTTCTACCGGGTGAAGGTGAATGCCCCGGGCGAAGCGCCCTCTGGGCCGGTGCTCTTCGTGGGCAACCATCCGAACGGGCTCATCGACCCGGCGTTGGTGTTCATCCTCACGCGGCGCCAGGTGACGTTCATGGCCAAGGCGCCGCTGTTCAAGCTGCCCGTCATCGGCTGGCTGTTGAAGGGTTTGAACGCGCTGCCGGTGTATCGCAAGCAGGACGACCCGACGCAGATGGGGCGCAACGAGGGCACGCTGGATGCGGCGAAGGGCGCGCTCGTGCAGGGGCGGGCCATCACCATCTTTCCGGAGGGCAAGAGCCACTCGGAGCCGGAGCTGGCGGAGCTGAAGACGGGGGCGGCGCGCATCGCGCTCAACGCCGCGCGCGAGGGCGCCCCGGTGCGCATCGTCCCGGTGGGGCTCACCTACGCGGAGAAGAACGTCTTCCGCAGCGAGGTGCTCATCGACCAGGGAGCGCCCATCGACGTGCAGGCCTTCCTGCCAAAGGACGCGGCGTCGGAGCAGGACGCGGTGCGCGCGCTGACGGAGCGGGTGGCGGAGGGCCTGCGCTCGGTGACGCTGAACCTGGAGCAGTGGGCGGACCTGCCGGTGGTGCAGGTGGCGGAGCAGCTCTATGCCTTCCGCCAGGGTGGCGCGCTGGACGCGGAGCGGCTGCGGCTGTGGGCGCGCGGCGTGCGGCTGTTCCGGACGCAGGAGCCGGAGCGCTACGAGCGCCTACGCCAGCACCTGTCCTCGTTCGGCAGCCGGATGGCGCTGGTGCAGGCCGCGCGGCCGGAGGACCTGTCCGTGGAGTACCGGCCGGGCAACGTGGTGCCGTTCGCGGTGAAGACGCTGGCGCGGCTGGTGTTCGGGCTGCCGCTGTTCGCGCTGGGGCTGGCGGTGTTCGCGCTTCCCTATCCGCTACCCCGGATGGCGGCGCGGCGGGCGGAGCTGGACATCCAGGCCACGGTGAAGTTCCTCACCGCGGTGGTGGTGTCCGTCGTGTGGTGGTGGGGCCTGACGGCGGTCGCGGCGGTGTGGGGCGGGTGGGCGTGGGGGCTGGGGACCTTCGTGGGCATCCCGCCGCTGGCGCTGTTCACGCTGTCCTTCGCGGAGCGCTGGGACGCCATCCGTCATGATCTGGAGCTGTTCTTCACGCTGGGCAACCGGAAGCGCCTGAAGGCCCGGCTGCTCTCGGAAGGGGAGCGGCTGGCGGGCGAGGTGGAGCGGTTGGCGGAGGAGTACCGGCCGAAGCTCGACGCGCCCGTCGCTCGGTAG
- a CDS encoding AraC family transcriptional regulator produces the protein MDVVHSQPVHVWDASSSTLVVACGHAQQAPSPHAASHPQAVLALYTGGRAVIDQRTRLTVSAGDVMLIPAGEKHRTVASERAEVWGLGFHPSAFTHTEVGPLLEPFERVRQGASAVVPIPSGRQEHLVRLLSELHAETRAPHRALGEQVTRSLFSLVLAEVARSSTWTPVESRASLAGDALTFIERHCLEPISLREVAAAVGRSPAHVTTALKQATGRSVVEWIISGRMAEARRRLMSTDERVDIIAERVGYADATHFIRLFRRAEGLTPAAWRKQHRAPSAH, from the coding sequence GTGGATGTCGTGCATTCGCAGCCGGTGCACGTCTGGGATGCGTCGTCGAGCACCCTGGTCGTCGCATGCGGTCATGCCCAGCAGGCGCCCTCCCCCCACGCCGCTTCGCATCCGCAGGCGGTGCTCGCGCTCTACACGGGCGGACGGGCCGTCATCGACCAGCGCACCCGGCTGACGGTGTCCGCGGGCGACGTGATGCTCATCCCCGCGGGTGAGAAGCACCGCACGGTGGCGTCCGAGCGGGCGGAGGTCTGGGGGCTCGGGTTCCATCCGTCCGCCTTCACGCACACGGAGGTGGGGCCTCTGTTGGAGCCCTTCGAGCGCGTGCGCCAGGGCGCCTCCGCCGTCGTGCCGATTCCGTCCGGGCGCCAGGAGCACCTGGTGCGGCTGTTGTCGGAGCTGCACGCGGAGACGCGCGCACCGCACCGCGCGCTGGGGGAGCAGGTGACGCGCAGCCTCTTCTCCCTGGTGCTCGCGGAGGTGGCCCGCTCCAGCACGTGGACGCCGGTGGAGTCGCGGGCGTCGCTCGCGGGGGATGCGCTCACGTTCATCGAGCGCCACTGCCTGGAGCCCATCTCGCTGCGCGAGGTGGCCGCGGCCGTGGGCCGTTCGCCCGCGCATGTCACCACCGCGCTGAAGCAGGCCACGGGCCGCAGCGTGGTGGAGTGGATCATCTCCGGACGGATGGCGGAGGCACGGCGGCGGCTGATGTCCACGGACGAGCGCGTGGACATCATCGCGGAGCGCGTGGGCTATGCGGACGCCACGCACTTCATCCGCCTGTTCCGGCGCGCGGAGGGGCTCACGCCCGCCGCGTGGCGCAAGCAGCACCGCGCGCCGTCCGCGCACTGA
- a CDS encoding NAD(P)/FAD-dependent oxidoreductase — MAAYDVVIVGGGPGGLNAALYLGRGRKKVLLCDAGTPRNAAAEHMHGFGSRDGIPPPEFRRISREQLKAYPNVEVRDTRVGSVEKHEGGFRVALGDGTSVDARRLLLAMGVVDVMMDIPGYKELWGPSIFQCPYCHGWEVQDQPFAMLAKNPQYLDGAPIIQNWSRDLIVFTHGAFEVPPEQREKLQALGIPLEERKIRALHGKDGRLAEVELEDGTRIARSVMFSAPPQKQHELVTRLGLELDDLGYVKASPTGETSVPGVVAVGDMTTPMQAAIAAASAGTIAAAMMNHALILEDADRRFTEVTGKPAPSRQKAH; from the coding sequence ATGGCGGCATACGACGTGGTCATCGTGGGAGGCGGCCCTGGTGGGCTCAACGCCGCGCTGTATCTGGGGCGCGGGCGGAAGAAGGTGCTGCTCTGTGACGCGGGCACGCCGCGCAACGCGGCGGCGGAGCACATGCACGGCTTCGGTTCGCGCGACGGCATCCCGCCACCGGAGTTCCGGCGCATCAGCCGCGAGCAGCTGAAGGCCTATCCCAACGTGGAGGTGCGCGACACGCGGGTGGGCTCCGTGGAGAAGCACGAGGGCGGCTTCCGCGTGGCGTTGGGTGACGGCACGTCGGTGGACGCCCGGCGCCTCCTGCTGGCGATGGGCGTGGTGGACGTCATGATGGACATCCCCGGCTACAAGGAGCTGTGGGGGCCCAGCATCTTCCAGTGTCCCTACTGTCACGGCTGGGAGGTCCAGGACCAACCGTTCGCCATGCTGGCGAAGAACCCGCAGTACCTGGACGGCGCACCCATCATCCAGAACTGGTCCAGGGACCTCATCGTCTTCACCCACGGCGCCTTCGAGGTGCCACCCGAGCAGCGCGAGAAGCTCCAGGCCCTGGGCATCCCCCTGGAGGAGCGGAAGATCCGCGCGCTGCATGGGAAGGACGGACGCCTGGCCGAAGTGGAGCTGGAGGACGGGACGCGCATCGCCCGCAGCGTGATGTTCTCCGCGCCGCCGCAGAAGCAGCACGAGCTGGTGACGCGGCTGGGGCTCGAGCTGGATGACCTGGGCTACGTGAAGGCGAGCCCCACGGGAGAGACGTCCGTGCCCGGTGTGGTCGCGGTGGGGGACATGACGACGCCGATGCAGGCGGCCATCGCGGCGGCCAGCGCGGGCACCATCGCCGCGGCGATGATGAACCACGCCCTCATCCTGGAGGACGCGGACCGCCGCTTCACGGAGGTGACGGGGAAGCCCGCCCCCTCACGGCAGAAGGCGCACTGA
- a CDS encoding spinster family MFS transporter, which yields MNASSPVAPSSSHATQSVRAGYALFILTLINLVNYLDRYIIAVALPEIQKDFGINDAQSGLLGTVFIIVFMLASPLGGFLGDRIPRRLLVAGGVILWSLATGASGLASSFTALLLARAVIGIGEAGYGAVAPSIISDLYPREQRTRMLSYFYIAIPVGSAMGYGLGGWLTQTYSWHAAFFAGGVPGLVLGTMAFFMPEPQRGAMDGPDAAVKLPFMEGLKGLGRNMAFWATTAGYTLMTFSIGGLAFWMPTYLVRERHLWLEHPGRVGLVFGAITAVAGLTGTVAGGWLGDKMDRKRAGGGLWLSGIGLLLAAPCMYLAVNLKDTTLTFAAIGVAQFLIFLNSGPINAAIVNCVPPAFRAFAMGLNVLCIHMLGDAISPTLIGHIADMASLHTAIAINAVPVLLGGLALLLGAKLFREATPRVQQG from the coding sequence ATGAACGCCTCCTCCCCCGTCGCTCCGTCCAGCTCGCACGCCACGCAGTCCGTGCGCGCGGGCTACGCGCTGTTCATCCTCACGCTGATCAACCTGGTCAACTACCTCGACCGGTACATCATCGCCGTCGCGCTGCCGGAGATTCAGAAGGACTTCGGCATCAACGACGCGCAGTCCGGCCTGCTGGGCACCGTCTTCATCATCGTCTTCATGCTGGCGTCGCCCCTGGGCGGCTTCCTGGGAGACCGCATCCCCCGCCGGCTGCTGGTGGCGGGCGGCGTCATCCTGTGGAGCCTGGCCACGGGGGCCAGTGGCCTGGCGTCCAGCTTCACGGCGCTGCTGCTGGCTCGCGCGGTGATTGGCATTGGCGAGGCGGGCTATGGCGCGGTGGCGCCGTCCATCATCTCCGACCTGTATCCGCGCGAGCAGCGCACGCGGATGCTGTCGTACTTCTACATCGCCATCCCGGTGGGCTCCGCCATGGGCTACGGCCTGGGCGGGTGGCTGACGCAGACGTATTCGTGGCACGCGGCGTTCTTCGCGGGCGGCGTGCCGGGGCTCGTGCTGGGCACCATGGCGTTCTTCATGCCGGAGCCCCAGCGCGGCGCCATGGACGGGCCGGACGCGGCGGTGAAGCTGCCGTTCATGGAGGGCCTCAAGGGCCTGGGCCGCAACATGGCCTTCTGGGCCACGACGGCCGGCTACACGCTGATGACGTTCTCCATTGGCGGCCTGGCGTTCTGGATGCCCACGTACCTGGTGCGCGAGCGTCACCTGTGGCTGGAGCACCCGGGCCGCGTGGGCCTGGTGTTCGGCGCCATCACGGCGGTGGCGGGCCTCACGGGCACCGTGGCCGGCGGATGGCTGGGCGACAAGATGGACCGCAAGCGCGCGGGCGGCGGCCTGTGGCTGTCCGGCATCGGCCTGCTGCTCGCGGCGCCGTGCATGTACCTGGCGGTGAACCTGAAGGACACGACACTGACGTTCGCGGCGATTGGCGTGGCGCAGTTCCTCATCTTCCTCAACAGCGGGCCCATCAACGCGGCCATCGTCAACTGCGTGCCGCCCGCCTTCCGCGCCTTCGCCATGGGCCTCAACGTGCTGTGCATCCACATGCTGGGGGATGCCATCTCGCCCACGCTCATCGGGCACATCGCCGACATGGCCAGCCTCCACACCGCCATCGCCATCAACGCGGTGCCGGTGCTGCTGGGCGGACTGGCGCTCCTCCTGGGCGCGAAGCTGTTCCGGGAGGCCACGCCGCGCGTGCAGCAGGGCTGA